A genomic region of Leptospira mtsangambouensis contains the following coding sequences:
- a CDS encoding alpha/beta hydrolase: MKRTIKYTISGLIFIIILLVAISYYFSSLVLYPKVNCKLDHHVYCQGPMELGLEFEEVQFETVDKLNLVSYWIPAKQNKGSIIMVHGHGGQRNEGLRFAKSLHEAGYNLLLLSLRRNHGGFASMGFHEQKDVEAALTFLKSKGFQKIGIFGFSMGSATSIIAMAEHPEIQAGIFSSGYGSAIDVLVESAKRDFGIPYYPLIPVVKLALNLRGDMDIDSVRPIDHIASISPRPIAIFHCTKDDYVDYHHAKDLFAKAGEPKSLWSPECNRHERLWNFSPKEAETRAVGFFQKYLK; encoded by the coding sequence ATGAAACGAACCATAAAGTACACCATTTCGGGATTGATTTTCATAATCATCTTACTCGTTGCCATTTCCTATTATTTTTCTAGTTTAGTTTTATATCCGAAAGTCAATTGTAAGTTAGACCATCATGTGTATTGCCAAGGCCCTATGGAACTTGGTTTGGAATTTGAAGAAGTCCAATTCGAAACAGTGGACAAATTGAACCTTGTTAGTTACTGGATACCCGCCAAACAAAATAAAGGTTCAATCATCATGGTCCATGGTCACGGGGGACAAAGAAACGAAGGACTTCGTTTTGCCAAAAGCCTACATGAAGCAGGTTACAATTTACTTTTACTAAGTTTGCGTCGTAATCATGGTGGATTTGCTTCCATGGGATTTCATGAACAAAAAGACGTTGAAGCAGCACTAACATTCTTAAAATCGAAGGGTTTCCAAAAAATTGGAATTTTCGGATTTTCAATGGGTTCTGCGACCAGTATCATCGCAATGGCAGAACATCCAGAAATCCAAGCTGGTATTTTTAGCAGTGGGTATGGAAGTGCCATTGATGTTCTTGTAGAATCAGCAAAACGCGATTTTGGAATTCCTTATTATCCACTCATTCCAGTCGTCAAACTCGCATTAAATCTCCGTGGTGATATGGACATTGATTCAGTAAGACCGATAGATCATATTGCATCCATTAGCCCAAGACCCATTGCCATCTTTCACTGCACAAAAGATGATTACGTCGACTACCATCATGCAAAAGATTTATTTGCAAAGGCAGGAGAGCCTAAATCCCTTTGGTCTCCAGAGTGCAATAGACACGAACGTCTGTGGAATTTTTCTCCGAAAGAAGCAGAAACAAGAGCCGTTGGATTTTTTCAGAAGTATCTAAAATAG
- a CDS encoding HEAT repeat domain-containing protein produces MSQTVEHLLKNSHLPGPRGNLELLGSFSKTASAKEISECLSYCQDDIHDSPEEFVVMCGIVGFCIKNKNHIKKTLSTIRKYASHNSWRIREAVAIGIQEITENNTKEILENLKVWIDGNDLERRAIVAALCEPKLLKEKPFILELLEILKQITMPFAKIEGKLSENQNSLRKTLGYGWSVAIVSLPKEGKASFEKIAKNKNKQIQWIIKENLKKNRLKVMDKTWVESLQNSV; encoded by the coding sequence ATGTCCCAAACAGTTGAACATCTTTTAAAGAATTCTCACCTCCCCGGTCCAAGGGGAAATTTGGAGCTACTTGGTTCTTTTTCAAAAACCGCTTCGGCAAAGGAAATATCGGAATGTTTATCCTATTGCCAGGATGATATACATGATTCTCCAGAAGAATTTGTTGTTATGTGTGGAATCGTTGGATTTTGTATAAAAAATAAAAATCATATAAAGAAAACACTCTCGACCATTAGAAAATATGCCTCTCATAACAGCTGGAGAATAAGGGAAGCTGTAGCGATAGGCATCCAGGAAATTACAGAAAACAATACAAAAGAAATATTGGAAAATTTAAAAGTTTGGATAGACGGAAATGATTTAGAAAGAAGGGCCATTGTTGCAGCCCTATGTGAACCCAAACTCCTAAAGGAAAAACCATTTATTTTGGAACTATTAGAAATCCTTAAACAGATCACTATGCCCTTTGCTAAGATCGAAGGAAAACTCTCCGAAAACCAAAATTCCCTAAGAAAAACACTAGGGTATGGATGGAGTGTTGCCATTGTTTCTCTTCCAAAAGAAGGCAAAGCATCTTTTGAAAAAATTGCAAAAAACAAAAACAAACAAATCCAATGGATTATAAAAGAGAACTTAAAGAAAAACAGATTAAAAGTGATGGATAAAACTTGGGTGGAATCACTACAAAATTCCGTATAA
- the lysS gene encoding lysine--tRNA ligase yields MKDSNELIEQRIQKINDLKAKGINPYPLRFFPNANSKSLIAGFDPNQTEKKSFKLGGRLHAKRVMGKASFAHLKDAEGLIQLYATRDDLGEENYSLFKSLDLGDWIGIEGWLFQTQKGETTLHLTSVQLLAKCIRPLPVVKEKDGVVYDAFSDVEQRYRMRYVDLVVNENVRETFKMRSRIISEIRKFLTNEGFLEVETPMMQPIAGGAAARPFVTHHNTLDMELFLRIAPELYLKRLIVGGMDRVFELNRNFRNEGISTKHNPEFTMMEAYMAFGDMETMLSLTERMIVSVAQSIGKGLKFAYGKDQIDLSAPWKRAKYIDIIKEYSGIDFSKITDLNDAIAQAKAKGVDSSDSVSIWKVCDDVFSSLVEPHLIQPIFITDFPKELSPLAKSGEDDPKYVERFEPYVAGREIGNAFTELNDPFDQRERFEEQVKQREAGDDEAFMMDDDYIRALEYGLPPTGGLGIGIDRLVMLFTDSHSIRDTILFPLMRPE; encoded by the coding sequence ATCAAAGATTCCAACGAACTGATAGAACAACGCATTCAAAAAATTAACGATTTAAAAGCCAAAGGAATCAATCCCTACCCTCTTCGTTTTTTTCCCAATGCCAATTCAAAATCCCTAATTGCCGGATTTGATCCAAACCAAACGGAAAAAAAGTCCTTCAAACTTGGCGGACGTTTGCATGCAAAACGTGTGATGGGAAAAGCAAGTTTTGCTCACTTAAAAGATGCAGAAGGTCTTATCCAACTTTATGCGACTCGTGATGATTTAGGAGAAGAGAACTATTCTCTATTTAAGTCATTAGATTTAGGAGATTGGATCGGAATCGAAGGTTGGTTATTCCAAACACAAAAAGGAGAGACCACTCTTCACTTAACAAGCGTTCAGCTACTCGCAAAATGTATCCGCCCACTTCCTGTTGTCAAAGAAAAAGACGGAGTGGTTTATGACGCTTTCTCTGACGTAGAACAAAGATATCGTATGCGTTATGTGGATTTGGTTGTGAACGAAAATGTAAGAGAAACATTTAAAATGCGTTCTCGTATCATTTCTGAAATTCGTAAATTTTTGACAAATGAAGGATTTTTGGAAGTAGAAACTCCAATGATGCAACCTATCGCTGGGGGTGCTGCCGCAAGACCTTTTGTCACCCACCACAACACACTCGATATGGAATTATTTTTACGAATTGCACCAGAGCTCTACTTAAAACGACTCATTGTGGGTGGAATGGATCGAGTGTTTGAACTCAACCGCAACTTTCGTAACGAAGGAATCTCCACAAAACACAATCCAGAATTTACCATGATGGAAGCCTATATGGCTTTTGGTGATATGGAAACTATGTTATCACTCACAGAGAGAATGATAGTTTCTGTAGCACAGTCAATTGGCAAAGGTTTAAAGTTTGCTTATGGAAAAGACCAAATTGATTTATCGGCTCCATGGAAACGTGCAAAATACATTGATATCATTAAAGAATACTCTGGAATTGATTTTAGTAAAATCACTGACCTAAATGATGCCATTGCACAGGCAAAAGCCAAAGGAGTGGATTCTTCTGATTCCGTTTCTATTTGGAAAGTATGTGATGACGTTTTTAGTTCTCTTGTAGAACCACACCTCATCCAACCAATTTTTATCACTGATTTTCCAAAGGAACTCTCACCTCTCGCAAAATCAGGGGAAGATGATCCAAAATATGTAGAACGATTTGAACCTTATGTGGCAGGTCGGGAAATTGGTAACGCCTTTACTGAGTTAAACGATCCTTTTGACCAAAGAGAAAGGTTTGAAGAACAGGTAAAACAAAGAGAGGCTGGGGACGACGAAGCCTTTATGATGGACGATGATTATATTCGTGCTTTGGAATATGGACTCCCACCTACAGGTGGTCTTGGGATTGGAATTGATAGGCTTGTGATGTTATTCACTGACTCACACTCCATCCGAGATACCATCCTATTCCCACTCATGAGACCGGAATAG